The DNA region GTAGGGCAGCGTGGCCGGTTGGTTAATCCTGTCGACTAGCCAAGAGGGGAGCCGGGTTTTAGTCCTGCCTGGCCAGGCCTGGCCTCAGTGTTCCCACGCTACGGGGGGGGTTTGCCGGTGCGTAGAAGGGCCCGTGGTTGTCGTGAGGCTCTCTGGGAGGGCTTGCTGGTCGGGCACCCATGAGCAGGGCTTGGGACCGCACCGCCCATGCCGCCCTGAGGTCGGTTGGCCCGGGACCCGAGCGCTGCCCATGTCCGGCTGCTGGCCGCTCGGGGGGCGCGCCGAGGCGGAGCCGGGCGGGTCACTCGGTGGGGCGACGCCGCCGGGGGATAAACAGCGGCCATGGTGGGTGCCGGCGGTCGCGGCGCGGAGCATGGAGCTGATCAGCGTGCAGAGCTGTAGTGAGCGGGGGGTGCCCGGCTTGCGGCGGGGCGGATGGGGCGCAAGGGGCGGCGGAGACAGCCGCCCGGGGCACCCCTGTGGGAGGCAGCGGTCGGCGCGGAGTCGGGGGGGGCGCTTGGAGCCCTTGAGTCCCGCAGCTCTCGATGGGCGGCCTGTCCGGGGCCGGCTGCcgcgctccaccccagaggtggttgcatggGCAGAAGCCCTGGCCGCGGGGAGAGCGCAGCGGGCCGAGGCTGGGTATAGAGCGGTCCCTGCCGGACTCTCCTTAGGTAGGGGGAGGGGGCCTCTGGGCTGATCCTGTGTCCGACGGCGGGGGCTGGTTATGGGTCAAATGTCTGCtcccagcagcccagcccaggccccctCAGAGAGAGCCAGGGGCTGGTCTCCAGGGCGCTGGGCTGTTGCTTcactggggccagatcccagcggCGGGGCCTCCTGGGCTGTCGCCCTGCATTGCAGTGAGGTGGCAGGtgggtccccacccccagctgttgAGGCTGGGTTTGTGGAGATGTAGCTAAGGGTGAATGCGGGGAACTGTGCAAGGgagctgtcccccctccccttgtgctCTCCTCAGGtgtccctagggtgaccagatgccctgattttatagggacagtcccgatttttgggtctttttcttatataagctcctattacccctcaacctctgtcctgacttttcacacttgctgtctggtcaccctaggtgtccCTACAGGGTGGGTCTGGTGGGATCCCCTTTGCGCCTCCCCACTCGCGTGGGGCTGGGGCGTGGCTAACGCACCAGGGCTGGTGAGGCTGGTGCTCGGTGCCACGGGGTCTGTCTGGGCAGCCCCTCGGCTGGTCCCTCTTAGCTGGGCCCAGGCCGCTGCTGTGGGACTGAGCTGTTGCTTTGTGGATGTTTGCCCTGGTCTCCCCAGGGTgggctgggtgccccctgctgcccttggccctctgcagcccctggccctgcaggCTTGTTGGCACTTGTTTGCCCTTGGCCAGCATCCACCACACGTGATGTTTATTTCACGCTGGACTCACCAGtcccgggggggggtgggggggttataaATAGGGTCTGACGCTGGCCAGGGCCAGGACAGGTGCACGGCCCCGCAGGGCAGCAAGGCACAGCTGCAATGCCAGCCGCAGTCAGGGCGCCGGGGCAGCAGTGACGGGAGACAGCAGAGCAGGAACTAGACACCCCCCTTCCCCTGGGCATGCGGGGCCCAGCCACAgccacctgggctggggaggccaAGCCAGCCAGGGAGAGAGTCATCTGGGGAGAGCCATGCACAGCCCAGGGCCAGGCCTCCACGTGCCCAACCTGTGAATGTCCTGTTCCGACCCCTGGTCGGCAGAGCTAGGAGTGGCAGGGCTCATGGGGAGCTGGGCAGAGCACTTCCAGCCTTCTTCCCAatgtccagctctgccactgacccaccATGACCCCGGGCAGGTCCCTCCTCTGCTCCGTGCCTGTTTCCCAGCTGTAGAGAGGGCCTGGCCTTGCAAAACCCCCATAAGTTTTAATTTATGTTCTGTgcctcctgagccagccagtctccaTCCTGGGGcagatgggagccagcgccccccagAAGGGAAAGGCCCTgcatcccattccccacccccctcagtcagccagtccctgccctggggtcagatGGGAGCCAGTGCCCCTAGGGGTAAAGGTCCCaggtcccattccctgcccccatgagccagccagtccctgccctaggGGTGGATTGAAGCcagtgccccccagaggggaaaggcctcatgtcccattccccccccaccctaGGGCTGAATGGAAGACACTGCTCCTGGAGGGGAAagcccctgtctcccattccctgccccctgagccagccagtccccactcTGGGGTCAGATGGGAGCCAGTGCACCCCAGGGGGTAAAGATCCCAggtccctttccctgcccccatgagccagccagtccctgccctgggggtggATCGGTGCCGGTGcccccccagaggggaaaggccccgtgtcccatGGGGATGCTCCATCTTCTACATTTCATGCCCTGGCTGCACCCTCTACCTTTcctgccccccttctccccaggtAAGTGGCGACAGGTATGAGGGGAAGGTGCGGGCCTTCGAGGTGCTGGCGAGGGGAGCAGCGCAGGAGCCCGAGGGCTGGCGGCGTGGTGTGGCCGGGGTCCGGGATGCCGTCAGCGAGGAGAAGCAGAAGGTGAAGGAAGATAGGAGGAAGAAGGTGAGCGGCTGGCTCCTGGCAGAGTGGGATGGGCGCATCTCCGGCTCCAGGGGGCAGGATCCATAGGGTCTTTCCCCAGTCCTGGCATCGCTCCTCTTGGCAGAGCCTTTCTAGCTTGTTAACTCTGTGCTTGTCCTGCTCTGTGAAGGGCAGAATGTTAtttggtgcccctcactcccgacccacagcccctattACCATAGCCctggcctcccccacccccatctctgctGGAGTCCCTCTCTCCTGACCCGCAGCCTCTAttaccccagccctggcctccctcaCTCTCATCTCTGCTggagcccctcactcccaacccagagcccctgccatcccagccctgggctcctgctcAGCGGAGAGCACTGTAGTATTCAGCAGTGGTCTCCCTAGGCTGGTGGAACCAGGTGTCTGGGTGTTTTTAGCTCTCCCCCGTCCCCCTCTTGTCCTAGAGTCTGACCACCTTGAACTGGCTCTGTGCCAGGAGCTCAGACGGGCCTAGATGTCCCTGGGGGGACCCTGAGTGCCCCAGTTTGTCCCATGCTCAGGACAAACCCAGCTGGATGTGGCATGGCCCCAGCTCCTGTCCGCTCTCCTGGGCGGCTGGTGCCGGCCCCAGGCACTGCTTGCTCTGCCCTGACCTGCTTTCTGCCCTCCCCCCGGCCAGCTTGAGACACTCAACAACTCCCGGGTGCGGCTGGAGAGTCTCCAAGACCTGGAGGCGATCGTGAGGCTGCGGAAGCAGAAGAGGAGCCGAAAGAGGGTCCGCCCCAAGGAGCCTGAGCCCGAGTCCGAGCCGGCTGTGCCGGTGAGCTATGCCAATGCTGCCCAGCCTGGGATGGGAGCTGGCCACAGGGGGCTCAGGTGACTCAGTCCCAGCCAGCTGGGCTAGTCCGGAGCCAGGGaccccctgctctggccccctcAGTGGTGTCTGGGTCACGGCTTGCAGGGGATTCACAGCCTGCCCTCCTGTGGCACACCAAGCGGGCAGGCCCAGCGGTGCCAGGCCACATGCAGGCTGAGGCTgccctcggggggggggggaatggggaggatGCTGGCAAGATGCTCTAAGCCAGTTGGACAGCGCCCCGGGGGAGGGCACTGCCTGGGCACTCACTCCTCCCTGTCTGCCCTAGGCCGACCCTGTGGACGCTGCCCGGTTCCTGCAGGCGGTGCTGCAGAATCAGGTTCCCATTATTGACAAGTACCTGGCAGACGGTGGGGACCCCAATGTTCACGAccaggtgtgtgtgttgggcggGGTCTGGGACTTTAACCCAGGACGTGCTGTCAGCAAAGTTGGTTATTGTCACAAGTCCAGCTGGCTGCTGAGCTGCTGCGGGTGCCTTGGGACGTTCGCTGCTCAGGCTGATGCTCCGTGGCCTGGGAGACCCAGCTGTGGCCTTTGACTGGGTGCCCCCAGCAGAATGCACCTTGGGCAGAGTGTGCACAGCCTGCCACAGGGTGCAGGTAGGGACCAGGGATCTAGCACCTGGAGCGTGTGTGTATGTAGGGAGGGGGCAGTGTCACGGACTCACAAATCGTGCCCACTCGTgtcctgtgcggtccgtggggagtgcccctttcagtgtgacagcccttctcggggctCCACTCTCCCTTGGGGTCAGGTCCCTCcgcctcctggagccgcacctttCTGAGCCTAAGCACACCCGTCTCTCCCCGTGGGCCCtctcagggagtccactcgctTTGGACCCCCGGGGCCTCCACCCCTAtgaaggggttgatgcaaccctgctGTCTAGACGGGAGTgtctctcagccagcataaaacaggagggtttattgagcgacttaacacagcacaggaaacccTCTgaccctcaggcctggcctccttcagcacagcacatcccagttTCCCCTGCattcaggtgggctctgcctgctccccctctctagcgcagagcccccctgcttcccagctgggcatctgagatcACCGACCCCAGGCCCCGCCTCTGTCTTCTTTCCAGGTAAACAAGGtcacctgggcctcctctcctctctgcccccccactctggctggaactggctggttAGGTCATGGGGTCCTCtcttcgcagcccattgtcctcccactggacagaactggctgtgactcctgagctgggtctccagaCAGGGTAGGGTgtcaggtcaccagtcgctggggtgtccctcctccaggccattggccgggatcccaagttccctctccggtcctctgcaacaacaaactccctctcccctcaccttgttaaaccagtaacagGCAGGGGCACtgagtccccctccctctgcatgcaacccactggaaaaccaTGAAAAGATAAGAAacccccccacttcatcacagaggGGATCTAGGGCCTCTGGAGGGGGTCGTAGAGTTTAAGGGCAGATGGGACCAGCTCACCCAGTCTGACCCTCTGTATATCCCAGGccaccagcacccacacactcACCAACCAAAGACCACAGCCCtcaggagcctgggctgccccagaACTGAGGTGCCCAGTGCCCCACAGTGGCAGGGATGATGAAGTGAGACACACCCAGACAACCTGGCAAGGGACTGAccccccacactgcagaggaaggtgacaaGCCCCCAAAGTCCCTGCATCTGACCTGGGGGAACAGGCCCCCAGCGAGACCTGGGGTGTGAGCCAGACCCGGCCAGGGACGCGCCCTAGACAGTGAGAGCTTGGTGCCACCAGAGCCTGGCCCTCCCCACTGGCCATCTCCAGCTGCGGCTGCCCCTGTTTAacctcccagaatacactgggggggggggggcggtctcTTCCTGACCCTGGCggtggccagctgaaaccctgaagcacgAGCTTTAGGAACATGGGACTTcaaccagcccagccccacatgAGTCCAAACAACTCGGCCAGCAGATGCCCCCTCTCGTCTGTTTCTCTTGTGCTCACTTCAAACCAGTGACAGTGTTTGGCCAGCAATGCCCATGGGGGGGCTGTTCCAGCGCCAGAGCCCTCCGGCGGTTCGAACTTGCTGGCATGTGCATGGGGGCACAGGCCCTCAGTGAGACCTGGGGTGTGAGCCAGACCTGGCCAGCCACGCTCCTGAGACAGCGAGAGCTCGGTGCCACCAGagcccagccctccccactgtgggggaagggatgagcACCTGGAGTGTGTGCGCATGCATGAGGGGGTGGATCTAGCACCTggagtgcggggaggggggactagcagaggggagagcagcagggatCTAGCGCTGAGAGCGGGGGCCGGGGGGTTGTCTGTTATCACGTAACCTGGGTCTCTGCTGCAGTTCAGGTGCACGGCGCTGCACTGGGCCTGCCTCCGGGGCCATGCAGAGATCGTGGACAAGCTGCTggcggctggagccaggctggagcccagggacaCGGTGAGCGAGCAAGTGCCTGGTGCCCACTGACCCGTTCCACTCCCCCTGCCGGTTCCCATGGCCAGGGCATGTGGTGCAGTCAGAGCCCCCTGGGTCCTGCTCTGAGAGTCATTCCCAAATCTGGCAAACCTAGAGACCCTCCTGGGCACGATAACCTGGGGCCCAGAGTCTGTGTCCCTGAGCAGCCCCATGCTGTGGTCCCAGGAGCTTGGCGCCTGACTCTGCCTTCACTCTGCCCAGCTGGAGGCCACGCCTGTGCTCTGGGCCTGCCGCGGGGGACACCTGGACATTCTCCAACGCCTGCTGGACAGAGGATCCAAGATCTCCACACGGGACAAGGTGAGcggctggggctggcagccaagTAGGGGCAGCACTGGGGCCTCTGCCATGGCTGGGAGAGCTCCTGCTCCCCGGGCTGTGTGGCTGAGGGGTCCCTCTGGGTACTCTGCTGGGGGTTGGGTTTCCCTGGggctctgcccctcacccccccaaTGGGGCAGGCTCCTTCCCTGCTCTCTGGGTCCCATTTTGATGCCAGCCTTGGATGCCAGCCTGCGCCCAGCCACCTTCCCTACATCACTCCATCCACACACCTCTATTTCCCcgtcacttcctgtcctaaactgggGTATGCTGTAGAGGTGAGCTGGatcagcagggagaggggctcctgccctgccccgccccaggcCTGGGCTTTGTTGCTTGGACCCCTCCCTCCTGGTGCTGGTTGGGGCCTGGTCCGAGCTCCCTACCCAAACATGCTGTGGACAGCTGGGGACCCCAGGGAAGGTGTGGTGCTGGCAGCTGGGCAttgagggctgtggcagaggggtgAGCGTCCCATAGGGGGAGACCACCTCCCAGTGGAGCCGTTTCCAGGGGTGCTGCCATGGTAATGGGCCCTTGTTCCCCGGCAGCTGAGGAGCACGGCGCTGCACGTGGCCGTCCGGACGGGGCACTGTGACTGCGCTGAGCACCTGATCGCCTGTGGGGCTGAGATTGATGCACAGGACAAGGTAGCACCTGGGGCCTGAGCCCCCACCTTTGCTCCATGGGGGCGCTGTCCGGAGCCATGGGAGGGGGCCCTGGCTGATGCTGCGGGGAACAGAGGGTGGGCTTGTaccctgggctggctggctgggtgctgcGTGggtccccagagccagctgcattgcAGCAGGGCTGTccatgggcaggggagggggcagtgccagGCATGGGCCCTTGTCCGATGAGCTGACTGTGCCTTTGGCTGGCAGGAGGGGGACACGCCCATTCACGACGCCATCCGGCTGGGCCGCTTCAAGGCTGTGAAGACCCTGCTGATGTATGGTGCCAACCTCAGCATCCGGAACCAGGTGGGCACCATGACTCCCCCAGGGGCAGCTCAGGAGGGCAGAGGCTGGTAGAAGACAACCAACCCGAGGGGCttagactcctgggttctatcccagctcttggaggggagtgggggctagtcggttgcagcagggggggctggggcccggactcctgggatctatcccagctctgggaccgTGGCCAGGAGCTCATGCTCAGATATGGGACGAGTGTTGTGAGCCCTGCTCAAGCCCCTCAGCCCAGTtgttcctgctcctactgaagtcttGGCTGATTGCAGAAGCCCCTGGGGAGAGCTCCCCACATGctgcctgcccccagctctctgcacagtcctgccctgccccctccctggacTGCTTGTGTAGAGTGGGCGCTGGCTCCGTAGTGGCGGCTGTCCTGGCCTGGCCTAGTGCAGCGGCAGCCTAACAATGTCTGCTTCCCACAGGAGGCCTTGAGACCCATGGACCTGGTGAAGGACTGGCAGAGGGGCATCCGACAAACCTTGCAGGCGTGTGCCAACCGGCAGCACCCCCCTCGGCCACACTGACGCAACAGGATCAGCGTTCAATCCCCTCCCCAACCAGTGACCACTGGGGGGTCTGGGTGCCACCCTGGTGCCCTCTCAGGCTGTGCTCATCCCTACATGGCTTTCATACCTGGCCAGGGTATTTGGCCACCTGTCCTTGGGGAGGCCTGCAGGTGGTGAGGTTTGACCCTGACACTCACCTATTCCTGGTTGTATGGGGATCTCTCTTTTCCTGGAGCTGCCCCTTGGCCAGGGGAGGccctgggggaaactgaggcatggagggaCTAAGACTTGCCCATGGCCACACAGCCAGTTAGTGGGAGAGCGGGAGATGAATGCAGGAGTCCTGCTATTTCACCCCCCACTCCAATCACGAGGCACCATCTCCCCCTGGCCCACACCACAAGGAGAGGAACTGCTCCAGGGTCTGAGCAGACCCCCTCCTCCTTCTGGGCCGTGGCCTggccccctcccctttctgggGAGGCAAGCCCTGTGGCCTTCCTGAGGTGGTGCTGGAGGGAACACTGTTCCCCCCTAGGGGCAGGCACCTGCTGCACCCCAGGGTGAGCCCGAGTGCAGGGAGAGGCTGAGCCAGCCCTGGGGGTAGAACATGGTGCAGTgagatggggcagcagggctgggcctagACCAGAACAGCTTCCTGGCTGATGGAGGCAGGCGGCTTGCCTGGTCTGGCCTTGGCCATCTCATGGTCAGTCTGTGCCCCGGGCCAACTTCTGGCCATGGCTGTCCCCTAAGGGTGTGGAGGCCTGGCCCCCAACCCCCTCAGTGGCAGGGCCTGGTGCCTGAggggctcctgctgctcctccccccagcccctcacctctGCCCATGGCCAAAGAGGCAGCTGCACCCAGCCTCCTGTAGCTGTGAGGGCAGCCCCTGGcccccagcagcctggctgtgCGAGCCCCTGGCTACACGTGTCCCCTGGGCTCAGGCCCCACACAGCAGCGAACAGCAGCAGGGTAGGACATGGCTAacagctgggtgggggggagaggtgcCCCCCCTCACAGCCTGACACAGGACAGGCACGGCCCCCTTTGTTCCCCTAGCCCCCGGGAgcgctgctggcctgggaggaGCTGAGCTGGTTGATACCTGTGGGGGATATGGAGGCTGGGAGCCCAATGAACACGAGACCTTCCAGCCAGTTTGCCAGAACCCATCAGCAGCACACCATCTTCCCTGACCCCTGCCTACCCAGCATGGTCCTGGCCCTTCCCCAAGCCCTAGGGGGAAAGTGCCCAGGCTAAGCAGGAGATGGTCCTGCTTCTCTGCTACTGGCCTTGAGTGAGTCCTGGCTcctccctcagtttccctatatgtaaaatggggctaacaaTGAATGGAGCCAGCTTCTGGGAACCCCAGGTTCATGCCTAGCCCGTTGGGCAGCTCTCGGAGCCACAGCCTGCCCCCTCAGCACTGCAGGTCAGGCTGAGACCACCAGGAAGCTGCTGTGGCTGGAGCATGGCCCCTATGCCCCCTCTTACACTGGCACGGGCAGCACATCTCCCCCCACCAGAACTGGTACCCAGGTGCGAATGGAGCTGGATGGACTCACACTCTGGGGCATCAACCCTAGGAGGGTGCCTGCAACACTGGTGTAGCACAGACAGCAGTGGGGGCTTGGTGCAGGGCTTGCGCCTCCCTCTTGCCTGGCACCAGTGCCCTTAGCAGGGCCACCAGCAGGTAGGGGCTCTAGCTCCCTACTGGGAGGGTAAGGAAccctgtgcccagggctgggggagtgagGTTAGAGGAGATGCTCCTGACCCCTGCCTAAGACTACAGCTTCCTGTGCCAGTCACTGCCTGGAGCAGCCCCACCTGTGCCCCAGTACTGCTAGGATGGGCACAGGCCAGAGCAGGTACAAGTGACAAGGCAGCAGCAGGTACAGCTGGGGATCTGCCCTAGCCGCAGCCCCCAGCTCACTGCAGAGCAGGCTCCAGGCCTGCAggtgcccagcctggcccccaggCGAGTGAATAAAGCTCCTATCCAAGCAGCGGCAGTGCCATGTTCTGTGCCCGCCCTTGCTACGCAGGTGCCATGCCAGGGCAGCAGAGGGGTGTTAGCGCTGGCCTTGTGGCTGTGCTATGTGAGGCAGATGGGGCTGGATCACAGCTTGGTTGGATCACACCAGGTACTTTTGGAAGAAGGCAGCTtagcaaggggaggggcacccagctcagagcccctcccttttccccacaCCGCACCTGTCTCCCCCATAACTGCAGGGCAGCACTGCAGGAACTGTGCCAGCAAGCGGCCGCCACCTTCTTTCACTGCAGGCACCTGTGCAGGTTTCAGAGGGAGGGGGCCAACAGTGGGGAGGGATGAGTATGTCCTGTCCTGTGCCAGAGGGGGATGGGTCTACTTGTGTGGGTTAACCCAGGGTGGAAGGTAGGGTGCCCCTCGCAGAAAGCCCCATCGCAGGCTGTAGGAGCCTTCACAGAAAACCTTTTCCTCTGGCCGAGACAAGCCGTGACAGGTGTGCAGGTCTGGCCCCAACGCCCTGGCTGGCAGGGCCTGGTCCCTCCCTGTACTGGTACCTGAGGGGCTCGCAGGGGAACAGCTCTCCCAAGAGTTGCCTACAGCCCCCACCTCATTTCCACTTAATGGCAGCACCTACCTCGTGCAGTAAGATCCATCCCAGGCCCCTCCCCGCTCAGGGGCCTGCAATGCCCCCGCCCCATGCCGCACGGAGGCCATGGGACAGGGAAAGAGAGACGCGGATATGACAGGACAGATTACAACTCCTTTACCTGCATGCCCCCGGCTTTTCAACAGGCTCTCCTGTTCTGGGGCCAGGCGCCGCTCTCCAGCCTAGCATCTGGCGCCTTGAAAACCCAGGGAGTAGAGAGGAGCAAACAAGGCAGGTGTCCTGCCCAGGGGCCCTGCGTCCATGTCAGACCTTTAGCCCTCTGGGGCCTGCGGCCAGGCAATGTGTCCGAGGGGTGGGAATCTCCGTCCATTGGGCTGCTCAACTCAGTCTGCAATCGCGGCACCGCATGCCTGGGGCCCTTGTGATCTCTCctccttggggggaaggggaggacagGGCTGCAAGgactgtgccccccccccagcaatcAACCCCGCTAACTGATGGCAGTCCCACCGGGCCCACTTGCGAAGACTGGCTCAGGTTGCAGAGCCCAGGGCAAGGGCAGCACCCCCAGTGCCTCGGGAAGAGATAGCCATGGGTGCaggggcagagcccagcctgcCACATGGGCTCTCTGCTGGCAGCCACTGGAAGGGGCTGGTGGTGACGGGCCCTGGCTcaggagggcagggatggggtgacACCCAGCACCCCATGGGAAGGGAAGCCTACACAGGTAACCAGCCACACAGCTCCGCTCTAGGGCAGGCTGAGGCATCCCAGCATGGCTCCTGGAGCAAAGCTGGCTTGGCATGCACAGGCGAATGGCCCAGGCTGACACTGGCAGAGGAGGGACAGCCCAGGGCAGCCTGGCAGAGAACACACCAAGGAGAGGAATGCCTAGTCCAGGCACACACAGAAGGCACCCTATGGAGGAACCAGCCCACAACCCGCCACAGGGAgctctcctgcagcccccacccagcTCGCCAGGTACCCCCAGCAGCCAGCGGGTCTGGTTTGATCTGGGCGCTGCTCCCTGGAGGTCTGTCAGCACAGGTGCTGAtgctgcctggggctctggccaccagggGGAAATTGGGTCATTCTCCTGTGGACTGGAATCCAGCTCTGGCTGCCGTGGCAGTTGGTCCTGACACAGCAAGATCCTCTGGAGCAGAGTCCAAGTGGCTGGCATCCTTTGGGGCAGCCCCTTCAGGCCACACAGGGGTGTGTGCACAGAGGGCATCTGGGGCATCCCGCCCCATGAGATTGCTGCTACTTTCAGGAAAGTCCCCAGGGCCTGACTCCCAGCCACGAGGCGGCTAGGACGGCCTGGAGGATGGCGCCAGCTCCCACGCTGCTGTCAGCAGGtcctgcatgggggaggggttaGATGCCTGtgtgctcctcttccccaaagGGCTGGCTGCTTTTTCCTAGTACCAGAGCAGAGAGAACAACCATTACATGCCCATTCGGCCctaggagaggggtggggggcttcCAAGGATGGTGCCCTAGGGCACAACCCTCCTGTGGCCCAGCCAGCGTTTTCCATCTCTAGGACCCGAGCCACAGATCCCAAAAGCACTTgcacagatgagaaactgaggtagggggaagggcagggatttgcccaaggttaccccgagaccagtggcagagctagggctAGATCCAGGTCTCAGCCCAGCAGGCCACAATGCCGGGCCCAGGAGCTCCCACCAGCAGTCCGTGGAACTAGGGAGACACCAGGGAGATGctccagcccaaccccctgccccccatcacacTGGCACCTCTGGCCACCCACGGCCGGAGCTCAGGCTCTGCTGCAGAGCCATGACCTGGGCTAATTCCCCACTGACTCATCACCCAGGGAGGGGGCCCCGTTCCCCAGCCCAAGCAGGAAACAAGCCCTGTGCTTGGGGCCATGGCTCACTGGCTGAGCCAAAGGCCCCTCCCACTGCCTGGGGGACCTGCTCAGCACTCCGGCTGCAGGGGGCACCACTGGGACGGTGCATAAGCATCCGGCAGCGACAGAGGCTAGTCTGGCTCCTTATCAGGGAGGCCAAGCCCACTCTGGTCTCCCTCAGACCTGTTCCACATGGTCGTCCGTGGCCCTTCTTACCAACCTGAGAGAAGGCAGCACCAAGCTCCGCCCTACCCGCCGCCCTGCCAGGCTGCCACACACGGGTACCAAAAGCTCCAGAAATGAGACAGTGACTGTTGGGCAGGCCTGAAGCCCGGCAGACCAGAGCTGCAGCCAGTGACTTGTGACAGTGGCACCGGGTTTCAGAGCCTCCCTAAAGGCCTTGGGGAAGAGATGTGGCTACGGGTGGTGGGGGTGCACCCA from Chelonoidis abingdonii isolate Lonesome George chromosome 2, CheloAbing_2.0, whole genome shotgun sequence includes:
- the ANKRD23 gene encoding ankyrin repeat domain-containing protein 23 isoform X1, which gives rise to MSQPVPALGVDRCRCPPRGERPRVPWGCSIFYISCPGCTLYLSCPPSPQVSGDRYEGKVRAFEVLARGAAQEPEGWRRGVAGVRDAVSEEKQKVKEDRRKKLETLNNSRVRLESLQDLEAIVRLRKQKRSRKRVRPKEPEPESEPAVPADPVDAARFLQAVLQNQVPIIDKYLADGGDPNVHDQFRCTALHWACLRGHAEIVDKLLAAGARLEPRDTLEATPVLWACRGGHLDILQRLLDRGSKISTRDKLRSTALHVAVRTGHCDCAEHLIACGAEIDAQDKEGDTPIHDAIRLGRFKAVKTLLMYGANLSIRNQEALRPMDLVKDWQRGIRQTLQACANRQHPPRPH
- the ANKRD23 gene encoding ankyrin repeat domain-containing protein 23 isoform X3; this encodes MSQPVPALGVDRCRCPPRGERPRVPWGCSIFYISCPGCTLYLSCPPSPQVSGDRYEGKVRAFEVLARGAAQEPEGWRRGVAGVRDAVSEEKQKVKEDRRKKLETLNNSRVRLESLQDLEAIVRLRKQKRSRKRVRPKEPEPESEPAVPADPVDAARFLQAVLQNQVPIIDKYLADGGDPNVHDQFRCTALHWACLRGHAEIVDKLLAAGARLEPRDTLRSTALHVAVRTGHCDCAEHLIACGAEIDAQDKEGDTPIHDAIRLGRFKAVKTLLMYGANLSIRNQEALRPMDLVKDWQRGIRQTLQACANRQHPPRPH
- the ANKRD23 gene encoding ankyrin repeat domain-containing protein 23 isoform X2; this encodes MSQPVPALGVDRCRCPPRGERPRVPWGCSIFYISCPGCTLYLSCPPSPQVSGDRYEGKVRAFEVLARGAAQEPEGWRRGVAGVRDAVSEEKQKVKEDRRKKLETLNNSRVRLESLQDLEAIVRLRKQKRSRKRVRPKEPEPESEPAADPVDAARFLQAVLQNQVPIIDKYLADGGDPNVHDQFRCTALHWACLRGHAEIVDKLLAAGARLEPRDTLEATPVLWACRGGHLDILQRLLDRGSKISTRDKLRSTALHVAVRTGHCDCAEHLIACGAEIDAQDKEGDTPIHDAIRLGRFKAVKTLLMYGANLSIRNQEALRPMDLVKDWQRGIRQTLQACANRQHPPRPH